A stretch of the Porifericola rhodea genome encodes the following:
- a CDS encoding sialate O-acetylesterase has protein sequence MKRTLSLLISYMLLSSPFLAQADIVLPHFFSDNMVLQRDTDVPIWGTADRKEAVALIFQGKTYTTQADKEGKWQIVLPPTSAGGPHSITISGKNNITLNNILFGDVYLASGQSNMEWSVSKLHEAYKVAAEAKQYPNIRYFSVSKSRAFSPQTQVAKKNWQIADSTQVLKFSAVAYFFAHELYEKNEIPIGLIGAYWGGTSIEAWMSKEALSEFPKHKARVEALGRYRQTLQELEENYDQEMQKWADRSEKHDPGYAELWYSPNYNDKNWKSMYMPSTWERSGLPDYDGSVWFRKSFSLPDHMIGKDLTLHLKGIHNFETVWINGKQIGSGEGGWSRTHSIPRAYLKSGNNQITIRILDSGNQGGMQSNKEEFYISDQQHQFFLDGDWRYQSGINIHDLAAKPAPVFTGDTPMTQFNGMIAPLIPYALKGILWYQGERNASRAYEYRSLFPALIQDWRSRWKAPDLAFLFVQLANYRQADSIPQESEWAELREAQAMTLSLPHTAMATAIDLGEADNIHPNNKKEVGRRLALAARATIYNEKLVHQGPVFDSMEFLGNQIAITFETQGSPLVVKDKYGYVKGFSIAREDRQFKAAKAYILNEKTVIVYHDKMINPAAVRYGWADNPDDLNLYNEEGLPALPFRTDQWPASTDEAAE, from the coding sequence ATGAAACGTACTCTTAGCTTACTGATCAGCTACATGCTGCTCAGCAGTCCTTTTTTAGCACAGGCAGATATCGTACTGCCTCATTTCTTTTCCGACAATATGGTGCTCCAGCGCGACACCGATGTGCCTATATGGGGTACCGCCGACCGCAAAGAGGCAGTGGCCCTGATATTTCAGGGAAAAACCTATACCACCCAGGCCGATAAAGAAGGTAAATGGCAGATTGTGCTCCCTCCTACCTCTGCCGGTGGTCCTCACAGTATCACTATCAGCGGCAAAAATAACATCACACTCAACAATATTCTATTTGGCGATGTGTACCTGGCTAGTGGGCAGTCCAATATGGAATGGTCGGTATCTAAACTGCACGAAGCCTATAAGGTTGCAGCTGAAGCAAAGCAGTATCCGAACATTCGCTACTTTAGCGTGAGCAAAAGCCGGGCCTTCAGCCCACAGACACAGGTAGCCAAAAAAAACTGGCAAATCGCCGATAGCACACAGGTGCTTAAGTTCTCAGCAGTAGCTTACTTCTTTGCCCATGAGCTATACGAAAAAAACGAAATCCCTATCGGTCTGATTGGAGCCTACTGGGGCGGCACTTCTATAGAAGCCTGGATGAGCAAAGAAGCCCTCTCAGAGTTTCCTAAGCACAAAGCCAGGGTAGAAGCGCTCGGGCGTTACCGCCAGACTCTGCAAGAACTGGAAGAAAATTATGACCAGGAAATGCAAAAGTGGGCCGACAGGTCAGAGAAGCATGACCCAGGCTATGCGGAGCTGTGGTATAGCCCCAATTATAATGATAAAAACTGGAAAAGCATGTACATGCCTTCCACCTGGGAGCGCTCTGGCTTACCCGATTACGATGGCTCAGTATGGTTTCGTAAGTCGTTTAGCCTACCAGACCATATGATAGGTAAAGACCTTACCCTCCACCTCAAAGGCATACACAATTTTGAAACCGTATGGATTAATGGTAAACAGATAGGGAGCGGAGAAGGAGGCTGGTCCAGAACCCACTCTATTCCTCGTGCCTACTTGAAGTCTGGTAACAATCAGATAACTATTCGTATACTAGACTCTGGCAACCAGGGGGGTATGCAGAGCAATAAAGAGGAGTTTTATATTAGTGATCAGCAGCATCAGTTCTTTCTGGATGGAGACTGGCGCTACCAAAGCGGCATTAACATACATGACCTAGCAGCTAAGCCTGCTCCGGTTTTTACTGGTGACACCCCAATGACGCAATTTAATGGTATGATTGCACCACTTATTCCTTACGCGCTTAAGGGTATACTCTGGTACCAGGGAGAAAGAAATGCCAGCCGAGCTTACGAGTACCGCTCTCTCTTTCCGGCCCTGATACAGGACTGGCGTTCTCGCTGGAAGGCTCCGGACTTAGCTTTTCTTTTTGTACAACTGGCCAACTACAGGCAAGCAGACAGCATACCGCAAGAAAGTGAATGGGCAGAGCTAAGAGAAGCTCAGGCTATGACGCTTTCTTTACCTCATACTGCCATGGCCACGGCAATAGATTTGGGAGAGGCTGATAACATACACCCTAACAACAAAAAAGAGGTAGGCCGTCGCTTAGCTCTTGCGGCCCGTGCTACAATTTACAATGAAAAACTCGTACATCAGGGCCCAGTGTTTGACTCTATGGAGTTTCTTGGCAACCAGATTGCTATCACTTTTGAGACCCAAGGTTCTCCTCTAGTGGTCAAAGATAAATACGGCTACGTAAAAGGTTTTTCAATTGCCAGAGAAGACCGTCAGTTTAAAGCTGCCAAAGCTTATATACTGAATGAAAAGACCGTAATTGTATATCATGATAAAATGATTAACCCTGCGGCGGTACGTTATGGATGGGCAGATAATCCTGATGATCTTAATCTATACAATGAAGAAGGACTGCCCGCTTTGCCTTTCCGTACCGACCAGTGGCCCGCCAGTACCGATGAAGCTGCTGAGTAA
- a CDS encoding long-chain-fatty-acid--CoA ligase, with protein MLNLSTLLESSARTYPSKTAFVFSDHQISYAEANAAANQVANGLQTLGIQAGDKVALSCPNLPYFPIVYFGILKIGAVVVPLNILLKKDEIAYHLNDSDAKAYISFVGNDTLPIGQMAKQGFDEAPRCEHLFIIMPTPKMSSPIEGTNTLAQLMQGQSPKFETFQSSAEDTALIIYTSGTTGKPKGAELTHSNLMYNAIISAELMQTRSEDVELLVLPLFHIFAMTVLMNAGIYRGAELVLLPKFDAKTVFSLMQEHKVSVFAGVPTMFWGLNQYHEPGFDYESIANNLRIACSGGASLPLQVLHDFEARFNITILEGYGMSEGAPVVTFNQLEIGQKPGSVGIPVWGVEVKVVDEQGEEVAAGEKGELCFRGHNVMKAYYKKPEATHKAIKNGWMHSGDIAFRDEDGFFFIIDRTSDMIIRGGYNVYPREIEEVMITHEDVSLVAVIGVPDSKLGEEVKAFVVLKEGASIDEATLIEWTKERIADYKYPRNISFTDSLPMSATGKILKKELRKDKAKAPLTKA; from the coding sequence ATGCTCAACCTATCTACCCTCCTGGAAAGCAGCGCCAGAACATACCCTTCTAAGACTGCTTTTGTATTTTCTGACCACCAGATCAGTTATGCTGAAGCCAATGCAGCTGCCAATCAGGTAGCCAACGGACTCCAGACTTTGGGCATACAGGCGGGCGATAAAGTAGCACTCAGCTGTCCTAATTTACCTTACTTTCCCATCGTCTATTTTGGCATACTAAAAATTGGTGCTGTGGTGGTACCTCTAAACATATTGCTCAAGAAAGATGAGATTGCCTACCATCTGAATGACAGCGATGCCAAAGCTTATATAAGCTTTGTAGGCAATGATACCCTACCCATAGGACAAATGGCAAAGCAAGGCTTTGATGAGGCTCCACGCTGTGAGCATCTGTTTATCATTATGCCTACTCCTAAAATGTCTTCTCCCATTGAGGGCACCAACACCCTTGCCCAGCTGATGCAAGGGCAGTCACCTAAATTTGAAACTTTCCAAAGTAGTGCAGAAGATACTGCTCTGATCATCTACACCTCGGGTACAACCGGCAAACCTAAGGGTGCGGAGCTTACTCACTCTAATCTGATGTACAATGCTATTATCTCGGCTGAGTTAATGCAAACCCGTTCAGAAGATGTAGAGCTACTAGTGCTTCCACTCTTCCATATCTTTGCCATGACAGTGCTCATGAATGCAGGAATCTACCGTGGAGCAGAGCTGGTTCTGCTACCCAAGTTTGATGCAAAAACCGTCTTCAGCCTTATGCAAGAGCATAAAGTAAGTGTGTTTGCGGGTGTGCCAACCATGTTCTGGGGGCTTAATCAATATCATGAACCTGGCTTTGACTACGAATCAATAGCCAACAATTTACGGATAGCCTGCTCTGGAGGGGCCTCTCTCCCTTTACAGGTATTGCACGATTTTGAAGCCCGTTTCAATATTACTATTCTGGAAGGGTACGGCATGTCTGAAGGAGCACCGGTAGTCACCTTTAACCAATTGGAAATAGGTCAAAAGCCTGGCTCGGTAGGTATTCCTGTATGGGGCGTAGAAGTAAAAGTTGTTGATGAACAGGGAGAAGAAGTAGCTGCCGGAGAAAAAGGCGAGCTTTGCTTTCGTGGACATAACGTAATGAAAGCTTACTATAAAAAGCCTGAAGCTACCCACAAAGCTATTAAAAATGGATGGATGCACTCTGGCGATATTGCCTTCCGTGATGAGGATGGCTTCTTCTTTATTATTGACCGCACTAGCGATATGATTATTCGGGGAGGCTACAATGTATACCCAAGAGAGATAGAAGAAGTGATGATTACCCACGAAGACGTTTCTTTGGTAGCGGTTATTGGCGTACCCGACAGCAAACTAGGCGAGGAGGTTAAGGCTTTTGTAGTACTAAAAGAAGGAGCTAGTATAGACGAAGCGACTTTAATAGAATGGACCAAAGAAAGAATAGCCGATTACAAATACCCCAGAAATATCAGCTTTACCGATAGCCTGCCCATGAGCGCTACCGGAAAAATATTAAAAAAAGAGCTGCGCAAAGACAAAGCAAAAGCGCCACTCACCAAAGCTTAG
- a CDS encoding DUF4199 family protein translates to MKYFKHVDLIEKLAIRYGVLMAMALAGFFLLMKAIGLEHNLELRALNIIILFSFVLMAIKKYKKIKDYKLAYFKGFGLGILTSAVGVVVFATLVTFYITVVSPEFMGVIKQREPFGDFLNPALIAFTITIEGMASGFLSTFALLQYYRPNHIIASVEEVV, encoded by the coding sequence ATGAAGTATTTTAAACATGTAGATTTGATTGAAAAGCTCGCTATACGTTATGGTGTATTGATGGCAATGGCTTTGGCGGGTTTTTTCCTGCTAATGAAAGCAATTGGGCTGGAGCATAATCTGGAGCTAAGAGCGCTAAATATTATCATACTGTTTAGCTTCGTGTTGATGGCTATAAAAAAGTATAAAAAAATAAAAGATTATAAGCTGGCATATTTTAAAGGCTTTGGCCTGGGTATATTAACCTCAGCAGTGGGAGTAGTAGTTTTTGCTACATTAGTTACGTTTTACATAACTGTTGTATCTCCGGAGTTTATGGGTGTGATTAAACAGAGAGAACCCTTTGGAGATTTCCTTAATCCGGCACTTATCGCTTTTACTATTACAATTGAGGGTATGGCTTCCGGCTTTCTATCTACCTTCGCCTTATTGCAGTACTACCGGCCAAACCATATAATTGCCTCGGTAGAAGAAGTGGTATAA
- a CDS encoding sialidase family protein has product MKNLSLVCILFLYFIHAYTYAQVNEPILAKGLRQQTLLFSAEHQENISCYRIPALITATNGDLLAAIDERVPSCGDLKWSEDINIVLRRSSDNGKSWSEIEHIVDFPEGQSASDPSFILDRESGEIFLFYNFMDLHKEKDVYYLHMLKSKDYGKSWSKPIDITAQISKPGWKNDFKFITSGRGSQAADGKLLHTLVNLDKGLHIFASDDHGKSWYLIDTPIKPADESKIITLDDGRWMINSRVNKLGMRYVHISEDEGKSWSSSVDSTLIDPACNASIIPYTYTEDGIEKRCLIFSNLNEVDKRRNLWVRISYDEGKSWTKGRCVYNGPAAYSSLSVLKNGDIGLFFEKDEYTQNMFVSFSFDWLRQEQ; this is encoded by the coding sequence ATGAAAAACCTATCTTTAGTATGTATCCTCTTTCTTTACTTCATCCATGCTTATACTTATGCTCAAGTCAATGAGCCGATACTTGCCAAAGGATTACGCCAGCAAACCCTCCTTTTTAGTGCTGAGCATCAGGAGAATATTTCCTGTTACCGTATTCCGGCCCTTATCACAGCAACTAATGGTGACCTTCTGGCAGCCATAGACGAAAGGGTGCCCTCCTGCGGCGACCTTAAGTGGAGTGAAGATATCAACATTGTATTACGAAGAAGTAGTGACAATGGTAAAAGCTGGTCGGAAATTGAGCATATTGTAGATTTCCCTGAAGGCCAGTCAGCTTCTGACCCTTCTTTTATTCTGGATAGGGAGAGTGGAGAAATTTTTCTCTTCTACAATTTTATGGACCTACATAAGGAAAAAGACGTCTATTATCTGCATATGCTCAAAAGTAAAGATTATGGTAAAAGCTGGAGCAAGCCGATAGATATTACAGCTCAGATTAGTAAACCTGGCTGGAAAAACGACTTTAAGTTTATTACCTCCGGCAGAGGCTCTCAGGCAGCAGATGGTAAACTACTCCATACCCTGGTTAATCTGGACAAAGGCCTGCATATTTTCGCCAGCGATGATCATGGTAAAAGCTGGTACCTGATAGATACGCCCATAAAACCTGCTGATGAGTCTAAAATTATCACTCTGGACGATGGGCGTTGGATGATCAACAGCCGTGTCAATAAGTTGGGAATGCGCTATGTACATATCTCAGAAGACGAAGGTAAAAGCTGGAGCAGTAGTGTAGATAGTACTCTCATAGATCCTGCGTGTAACGCCAGTATTATTCCATACACCTACACAGAAGACGGTATAGAAAAACGCTGCCTAATATTTTCTAACCTTAATGAGGTGGACAAAAGAAGAAACCTATGGGTAAGAATAAGTTATGATGAAGGTAAGAGTTGGACCAAGGGGAGGTGTGTATATAATGGGCCGGCAGCTTATTCTTCACTTTCAGTCCTTAAGAATGGCGATATAGGCTTGTTCTTTGAAAAAGATGAGTATACCCAAAATATGTTTGTCAGCTTTTCTTTTGACTGGCTACGCCAGGAGCAATAG
- a CDS encoding alpha/beta hydrolase family protein, giving the protein MSKPLFLSLLLCLSLNVSAQEEDLSVLNFYQYYCSDADAMYKQMVDEASVKLKARAQQIASLSSQSDWQARQTEVRARLDKIIGDFPEKTPLSPIVMARLSKDGVKVEKLVYESQPGFFVSAALFMPADLQGKAPAIIYCSGHAKEAFRSETYQRKILNLVHKGFIVLAFDPLGQGERMQYPSKTQEGSRIGGPTKEHGYVGAQCFMGGSSLAKYMIWDGIRAVDYLLSREEVDAKRIGITGRSGGGTQSAYIAAFDDRILASAPEAYITSLEILFKTKGPQDAEQNLMHYVDYELDLADLLEVRAPKPTMIISTTRDFFSIEGARRTYQEAKQAFASLGQPDHISMSEDDQVHASTPKNREAMYAFFQKHLSLPGKVEEREVSFFTPEELQVSSSGQLATAYDSKNVADLLREEVSRMKSEQLAERKKYDAQFIKEVALQLSGYQSVEEIYNIHFAGQFPRDSYTIQKYLMIGEKHVNPFLLFVPDEPKPNSLALYFHPEGKAAEASGEIRAMVKAGVTVLAADLLGTGELGPGYLKGDAYIDDVSYNQWFASVQVNKSIVARQAADMVKLASYGQEKFGNVHITAMAHSTLTPALIHASAFSSAFSQLVLVEPLVSYASLAAHEVYEARWVPASVAGAIGKYDLADLAAASTAKSLVLINPLTHSGEAVLPRDFEKEWGFVSEVYQQKGEFTIVYEQQELSTHLDKIFK; this is encoded by the coding sequence ATGAGCAAACCCTTATTTCTCTCGCTTCTTCTTTGCCTGAGCCTGAATGTAAGTGCACAGGAAGAAGATTTATCTGTTCTAAATTTTTATCAGTACTATTGCAGTGACGCAGACGCCATGTACAAGCAAATGGTAGATGAAGCCTCAGTCAAGCTAAAGGCACGTGCCCAGCAGATAGCTTCACTCAGTAGCCAATCAGACTGGCAGGCTCGGCAAACAGAAGTTAGAGCCAGGCTGGATAAAATTATTGGAGATTTTCCAGAAAAAACGCCACTAAGCCCCATAGTTATGGCTAGACTTAGCAAAGATGGTGTAAAGGTAGAAAAGCTTGTTTATGAGTCGCAACCTGGCTTTTTTGTAAGTGCAGCCTTGTTTATGCCGGCAGATCTACAGGGAAAAGCACCAGCCATAATTTATTGTAGCGGCCACGCCAAAGAAGCTTTTCGCTCAGAAACCTACCAGCGCAAAATACTTAACCTGGTACATAAAGGCTTTATTGTACTTGCTTTTGATCCGCTGGGGCAGGGAGAGCGTATGCAATACCCTTCTAAAACCCAGGAGGGTTCCCGTATAGGTGGCCCTACCAAAGAGCATGGTTATGTAGGTGCGCAATGTTTTATGGGAGGGAGCTCATTAGCTAAATATATGATTTGGGATGGCATACGCGCGGTAGATTACCTACTCAGCAGAGAGGAGGTAGATGCTAAACGTATTGGTATTACTGGTCGTTCTGGGGGTGGTACCCAGAGTGCGTATATTGCTGCCTTTGATGATAGAATTCTGGCATCCGCACCAGAGGCTTATATCACCAGTCTGGAAATACTGTTTAAAACGAAAGGCCCCCAGGATGCGGAGCAAAATCTTATGCATTATGTAGATTATGAGCTTGACTTGGCAGATTTGCTGGAAGTACGTGCTCCCAAACCTACCATGATCATCAGCACCACTCGCGATTTTTTTAGCATAGAAGGCGCGCGGCGCACCTATCAGGAAGCGAAGCAAGCATTTGCCAGCCTTGGGCAGCCAGACCATATTAGTATGAGTGAAGATGATCAGGTGCATGCCTCTACTCCAAAAAACCGTGAAGCCATGTATGCCTTTTTTCAAAAACACCTAAGCCTGCCAGGCAAGGTAGAGGAAAGAGAAGTAAGCTTCTTTACACCTGAAGAATTGCAGGTAAGTTCTAGCGGGCAGCTAGCCACTGCTTATGATAGTAAAAATGTAGCTGATCTCCTTCGTGAGGAAGTAAGCCGCATGAAGTCTGAACAGCTGGCAGAGCGAAAAAAGTATGATGCTCAGTTTATAAAAGAAGTGGCCTTACAACTATCTGGCTACCAGTCGGTAGAGGAAATATATAATATACATTTCGCAGGTCAGTTTCCGCGCGACTCTTATACCATACAAAAATACCTGATGATAGGTGAGAAGCATGTTAACCCGTTTTTACTTTTTGTACCCGATGAGCCTAAACCCAACAGCTTAGCTTTGTATTTTCATCCAGAAGGCAAAGCCGCAGAGGCGTCAGGGGAGATCAGGGCTATGGTAAAGGCAGGAGTCACGGTACTGGCCGCTGACCTGTTGGGAACAGGAGAGTTAGGCCCCGGCTACCTTAAAGGAGATGCTTATATTGATGATGTATCTTACAACCAATGGTTTGCTTCAGTTCAGGTCAATAAAAGTATAGTGGCAAGGCAAGCCGCTGATATGGTAAAGCTAGCTAGTTATGGCCAGGAAAAATTCGGAAATGTCCACATTACAGCAATGGCACATAGTACTCTTACGCCTGCGCTCATACATGCCTCTGCATTTAGTTCGGCTTTCAGCCAGTTGGTATTGGTAGAACCTCTGGTGTCATATGCCAGCCTGGCTGCGCACGAAGTTTATGAAGCCCGCTGGGTGCCTGCCAGCGTAGCGGGTGCCATAGGTAAGTATGATCTGGCTGACCTGGCTGCTGCATCTACAGCCAAAAGCCTGGTTCTCATTAATCCACTGACTCATAGTGGCGAAGCCGTATTGCCGCGAGACTTTGAAAAAGAATGGGGCTTTGTCAGTGAGGTCTACCAACAAAAAGGCGAATTTACTATTGTATATGAACAGCAGGAGCTATCTACACATCTGGACAAAATTTTCAAATAG
- a CDS encoding CHAT domain-containing protein has translation MRFSFLILLWFPLIMQAQSPHGPDAETYLQKAEAFAQKNQLDSAVSYFLLASGSFSQQQQWAESIEARSSAAALYFQHRKSSEAIQSYTYLLDSLSAHLNYSLRASYYFNIGISYARQAQFVEALENVRKSCELRKKVLNPDDLLLAESFHNLGRLYFVIGNYQQSLEYQKKYLHINQQHFAEDHIAVANALHYIGLSYSRLFEHDLALQYYFKSMEILENGDQKYRGALADVYNNIGLVYGRQKMYEEEKNYVLKGIAIKQALGQSYASNLNNLGRAYLDLGQYDKALPTTHESIRLKIQEVGDRHSTVASSYLNLAELHQRSQRYDSALIYTQKALAIHKDNYGKHGRMLAESYYQEALIYQALQQWDHALHQLQEGLGAVVKTYDKTKLEYTPTPEDTILDELTTLKLMHRKAEILTQRFTEEQKKVDLILAHQTNMAASHLIDQIYQQFNDPESRTFVADYANRILETALYTIIELQKTESNDQYLAQAFQLIEKNKAQLLLSNIMAAQWKQLAGVANSLLIQEQELNTRLAYYKKLLFEEQNYNHSDSQKVRQYQSKIFALHRQEETLNQKLKAQYPQYYHMAHEQQYISLAKAKQELIEAGELMIEYLQGDSAIYALAISQEEVRLYRSNIDELPLEPLLQSLRQREFELYSQAAYKLYRVLLQPILDEHTADKLIIIPDNQLGYIPFEALLSQPPQSGDTYKSLSYLIHDYAVAYQYSANLLATTRYQAVTEYEHSFAGYAPAFSGQRDALLATRSATDRQLLDALQDLPYAQEEVQNIAQLLRGSALTNQEATEKNFKTTAVNSRIIHLASHTLINDHNPLYSKLVFAPEEAQQSTEDGLLHTYELYNMKLNAEMVTLSACNTGVGKIKKGEGIISLARGFMYAGVPNVLMSLWAVSDRSTSQLMQNFYQALNEGDEKAEALRTAKLRYLQQADANTAAPYYWSGFVLISNNQEAENAKFSFVYFLLPLLALILAGWYFLRKKVF, from the coding sequence GTGAGATTTTCTTTCCTTATTCTGCTATGGTTTCCATTAATTATGCAGGCGCAAAGCCCTCACGGGCCAGATGCAGAAACCTACTTACAGAAAGCAGAAGCCTTCGCTCAAAAAAATCAGCTGGACAGTGCCGTAAGCTACTTTTTACTGGCCTCAGGCAGTTTCTCCCAACAGCAACAGTGGGCAGAAAGCATTGAAGCACGCTCTTCAGCAGCAGCCCTGTATTTTCAGCATCGTAAAAGTAGTGAGGCTATTCAAAGTTATACTTACCTCTTAGATTCTCTTTCTGCCCACCTTAACTATAGCCTGAGGGCTAGTTATTACTTCAATATAGGTATCAGCTATGCCCGACAGGCCCAATTTGTAGAAGCACTGGAGAATGTCCGTAAAAGCTGTGAACTTAGAAAAAAAGTACTCAACCCAGATGACCTATTGCTGGCAGAAAGCTTTCATAATCTGGGCCGCCTGTACTTTGTCATAGGCAACTACCAGCAGTCGCTTGAGTACCAGAAAAAATACCTTCACATCAACCAGCAACACTTTGCAGAAGACCACATTGCCGTCGCCAATGCGCTGCATTATATAGGTCTTTCTTATAGTCGCCTTTTTGAGCACGATCTGGCCCTGCAATATTATTTCAAATCTATGGAGATACTGGAGAACGGTGATCAGAAATACCGCGGCGCTCTGGCTGATGTATATAATAACATAGGTTTAGTGTATGGCAGACAAAAGATGTATGAAGAAGAAAAAAACTATGTACTCAAAGGTATAGCCATCAAACAGGCATTGGGACAGTCTTATGCATCTAACCTGAACAATCTGGGCAGGGCTTATCTTGACCTGGGCCAATATGACAAAGCACTACCCACTACCCACGAATCCATAAGGCTAAAAATACAAGAGGTAGGAGACCGACACAGTACCGTTGCCAGTAGCTACCTTAACCTGGCAGAATTACACCAACGTAGCCAGCGCTACGACTCCGCCCTGATCTACACACAAAAAGCCTTGGCAATACATAAAGACAACTATGGAAAACATGGCCGTATGCTGGCAGAGTCATATTATCAGGAAGCACTAATATATCAGGCATTGCAGCAATGGGACCATGCACTGCATCAGCTACAGGAGGGGCTGGGTGCCGTAGTTAAAACTTATGATAAAACGAAGCTTGAATATACACCTACACCCGAAGATACAATTCTGGATGAGCTGACTACGCTTAAGCTAATGCATAGAAAAGCGGAAATTCTGACACAACGTTTCACCGAGGAGCAAAAAAAGGTGGACCTGATACTTGCTCACCAAACTAATATGGCTGCCAGCCACCTAATAGATCAGATATATCAGCAATTTAATGATCCTGAATCGCGAACATTTGTTGCAGACTATGCAAACCGTATACTGGAGACAGCCCTTTATACCATCATTGAGCTACAGAAAACAGAGTCTAATGACCAGTATCTTGCCCAGGCCTTTCAGCTTATAGAAAAGAATAAAGCTCAGTTGCTCCTTAGCAATATAATGGCAGCACAATGGAAGCAACTGGCAGGAGTAGCTAATTCCTTACTCATTCAGGAACAGGAACTGAATACCCGCCTTGCCTACTACAAAAAGTTGCTGTTTGAAGAGCAGAATTATAATCATTCAGACTCTCAGAAAGTAAGACAATACCAGAGCAAAATTTTTGCCCTGCACCGCCAGGAAGAAACCCTAAACCAGAAGCTGAAAGCTCAATATCCACAGTACTACCATATGGCGCATGAGCAACAGTATATAAGCTTGGCAAAGGCAAAGCAAGAGCTTATTGAAGCAGGAGAGCTAATGATAGAATATTTGCAGGGTGATAGCGCTATTTATGCTCTGGCCATTTCTCAGGAAGAAGTCCGCTTATACAGAAGCAATATTGATGAGCTTCCTTTAGAACCACTTTTACAATCGCTGCGGCAGAGAGAGTTTGAGCTTTACAGCCAGGCGGCATATAAGCTATATAGGGTTTTGCTCCAACCTATTCTAGATGAGCATACTGCTGATAAACTTATAATTATTCCGGATAATCAGCTGGGTTATATCCCTTTTGAAGCCTTGCTTAGCCAGCCTCCACAATCTGGAGACACTTACAAATCTCTATCTTACCTGATTCATGATTATGCTGTAGCTTACCAGTATTCTGCTAATTTGCTGGCTACAACTCGCTATCAGGCAGTTACTGAGTACGAACATAGTTTTGCTGGCTATGCCCCAGCTTTTTCCGGGCAGCGAGATGCTTTACTGGCTACTCGTTCAGCTACTGACCGGCAGTTGCTGGATGCCTTGCAGGACCTACCCTATGCACAGGAAGAAGTTCAAAATATAGCACAGCTTTTAAGGGGTAGTGCCCTTACTAATCAAGAGGCTACCGAAAAAAACTTTAAAACTACCGCCGTTAATAGCCGCATCATTCACCTGGCCTCACATACGCTCATCAACGACCACAACCCACTCTACTCCAAACTGGTGTTTGCTCCTGAAGAAGCACAGCAAAGCACCGAAGACGGTTTGCTGCACACTTATGAGCTTTATAATATGAAGCTGAATGCTGAGATGGTTACCCTGAGTGCGTGTAATACCGGCGTGGGCAAAATTAAGAAAGGAGAAGGTATCATCAGTCTGGCACGTGGCTTTATGTACGCCGGAGTACCCAATGTACTCATGAGCCTATGGGCCGTATCTGACCGCTCTACCTCTCAGCTGATGCAAAACTTTTACCAGGCCCTTAATGAGGGAGACGAAAAGGCAGAAGCCTTACGTACCGCAAAGCTTCGCTATCTGCAACAGGCCGATGCCAATACTGCTGCCCCCTATTACTGGAGTGGTTTTGTGCTTATCAGTAACAATCAGGAGGCCGAAAACGCTAAGTTTTCCTTCGTCTATTTTCTTCTTCCTTTACTAGCCCTTATCTTGGCAGGCTGGTACTTTTTAAGGAAGAAAGTATTCTGA